The DNA sequence ACACCCTCACCAAGGCCGCGGTGCTCGGCTTCATCCGCGCCCTGGCCAACCCCCTCAAAACTCGCGGCATCACCGCCAACGCACTGTGCCCCGGCTTCGTCGACACCCCCATGCTCGACGTCCTGCGGCCGCTGCTCGCCGACCAGGGCTACCCGCTCATCACCCCCGACGACGTCGCCGCCGCCATGGGCCACGTCATCGACGCCGGCGGCACCGGCGACGCCTGGGCACTCATCCCCGGCCAGCCCCCGCTGCGCTACGAGTACCCGCCCCTGCCGCCCTCGCTGATGCCCGACGGCAGCCCGGCACCCGACGTCAGGTTCCCGCCGCCGCTCACCCCCGCGGAGTCCCAGCCCGTCCGGGGTTGATCCAACCTCGGCCGGGGTACGACACCCGTATGCCCGACAGCGTCATGGTGTTCGCACCATCACCGCAGCTCACCGTCACCATCGAGCGCAACGGCGACGACGACGAGATCCACCTGCACGCGGGCGGCCAAGGTGTCTGGGTCGCCCGCATGATCAACTCCCTCGGGGTGCCCGTACGGCTTGTCAGCGCCTTCGGGAACGAGACCGGCAACGTCGTACGCACCCTCATCGGCGCCGAGGGACTCCCCCTCGCCGCCACCGACACCACCGGCGGCAACGGCGCCTACGTCCACGACCGCCGCGACGGCCCGCGCACCGAGCTCGCCCAAGCCCCCGGCCACACCCTCACCCGCCATGAACAGGACGAGCTCTACGGACTCGCCCTCGCCGAAGGCCTCCAAGCCCGCGTCGCCGTCCTCACCGGCGTCGCCGACCCCCGCGTCCTGCCCCCCGACACCTACCGGCGGCTGGCCGCCGACCTGCGCCGCAACGGCACCACCGTCATCGCCGACCTGTCCGGCGACTACCTCGACGCCGCCCTCGCCGGCACCCTCGACGTCCTCAAGGTCTCCCACGAGGAACTCCTCAACGACGGCCGCAGCCCCGACGACGACACCACCTCACTCGTCACCGCCATGCGCCGCCTACAGACCGACGGCGCCGCCAACATCATCGTCAGCCGCGCCGAAAAGCCCGCCCTCACCCTCCTCGACCAGCAAATCCTCCAGATCCAGCTTCCCCAGCTAGAACCCGCCGACCACCGCGGCGCAGGCGACTCCATGACCGCGGGCATCGCCGCCGTCCTCGCCCAGGGCGGCGACCTGCCCACCGCCGTACGCACCGGCGCCGCCGCCGGCGCCCTCAACGTCACCCGCCACGGCCTCGGCACCGGCCGCGCCGACACCATCACCCGCCTGCTCGACTCCGTCCAGCTCACCGCCCCACCCGACCAGCCCGGCGCCCAGCACCCCGAAAGCGGCCACACCACCCCGCAGGAACTCGCCGGAAAGGTCAGACACCCATGACCCGCACACTCATCACCAACGACGACGGCATCGACGCCCCCGGCCTGCACCACCTGGCCACCGCCGCCGCCCAGCACGGCCTCGACGTCGTCGTCGCCGCCCCCGCCCGCGACTCCAGCGGCGCCAGCGCCGCCATGAGCGCCGTCGCCAAGGACGGCCGCGTCCTCATCGAGGAACGCACCCTGCCCGGCCTGCCCGGCGTCCCCGCGTACGCCGTCACCGGCACCCCCGCCATGGCCGCCCTGCTCGCCGGACACGGCGCCTTCGGCGATCCGCCGCAGCACGTCCTGTCGGGCATCAACCGCGGCGCCAACACCGGCCACGCCGTACTCCACTCCGGCACCGTCGGCGCCGCACTCACCGCCGCCGCCGCCGGTTGTCGCGGGGTGGCCGTCTCTCTCGACACCGAGGAGGACGCCGACCCCCACTACTGGGACAGCGCCGCCCGCCTCGCGCTCGCGCTCATCGACATACTCGATGAACTGCCCGACAGCACCATCCTCAACCTCAACGTCCCCAACCGCCCCACGACCGACATCAACGGCATCTGCCGCGCACGTTTCGGCCGCTTCGGTCAGGTCCAGATGCGCATCGCCGAGCGCGGCACCGGCTACGTCCGCACCGCTCTCGAAGACACCAGCAACCGCCTCGAACCCGGCACCGACACCGCGCTACTGGCCGACGGCTACGCCACCGTCACGCCCATCCAGCCGCTGGGCGAAGCGCCCGTCCAACTGCCCGGGCTGGCACACCTGCTCGCCGCCACCCACCACTGACCCCCGGCCAGGGCGGGCAGCACATCGCCCGGACGGGGCGGCGGCCACGGCCGCGCGACCGCCGGGCGGAGCGGCTGATGAGAAGGTTGCGCCACCGCCGGACGGAACGGCGAATGGAGGGGAGACGGCGCCGGAGTCGGACCGGTCAGCGGTCCGGCCGCCAACGCCGCCACGGCGACCAACGGCACCCACAGCACACATCCATCGTCGCGCCCCGGCCCGGCCGACCGCAGCAAATGCCGGAATCCGCCCCCCGACACGCCGACATTGGGAGGATGAGGGCGACCAGCCCCGGGTGCCGCGAGGGGGTAACACCATGACCGACCCCACCGAGCAGTTCTTCACCGAACTGGCCGCCCGCGGCAGCCATCCGCTGCTGGAGACCACCACCGGCACCATCCGGTTCGACCTCACCGGCACCGGCCGCACCGAGCACTGGTACACCAGCATCGACCGCGGCCGCGTCGACGTCACCCGGGGCACCCACCACGCCGACTGCGTCGTACGGGTCGAGCGCGCCATCTTCGACGGCATCGTCACCGGCCACGTCAACACCATGGCCGCCTCCCTGCGCGGCCAGGTCGAGGTCGAAGGCGAACTCCAGCTCGTCGTCATGCTGCAACGGCTCTTCCCCGGCCGCCCGCCCCAACCGGACCAGCAACCCGCACCCACCGGCAGCCGGAGGCGAACCCGATGAGCATCGGCAGCGTACGCACCCTCGACGGCAACACCTTCGTCGTCAGCGACACCCGCGGTGACATCGACGCCCACCCCGACGAACCCAACGGGCTGTTCTCCTGGGACACCCGCTTCCTGTCCAAGTGGATCCTCACCGTCAACGGACAGCGCCTCACCCCGCTGTCCACCGACGACCTGCACTACTTCGAGAGCCGGTTCTTCCTCGTCCCGGCCACCGGCACCGTCTACGTCGACGCCACCATGTCCGTCATCCGCCGCCGCGCCGTCGTCGACGGACTGCGCGAGACCCTCACCATCATCAACCACGCCGGACAGGCCGCCGACCTCACCGTACGCATCGACGCCGCCTCCGACTTCGCCGACCTGTTCGAGGTCAAGGACCACCTCAAGAAGAAGGGCAAGTACTACACCCGCATCACCGACAACCAGCTCCTGCTCGGCTACGAACGCGAGACCTTCCGCCGCGAGACCCTGATCATCACCGACGGCGCCGCCCTCGACGACCAGGGCATCACCTACACCGTCCACGTCCCCGCCCACGGCTCGTGGACCACCGACATCCGGGTCTCCCACAGCATGTGGGGCTGGGCCGAACACCAGC is a window from the Catellatospora sp. TT07R-123 genome containing:
- a CDS encoding 1-phosphofructokinase family hexose kinase, yielding MPDSVMVFAPSPQLTVTIERNGDDDEIHLHAGGQGVWVARMINSLGVPVRLVSAFGNETGNVVRTLIGAEGLPLAATDTTGGNGAYVHDRRDGPRTELAQAPGHTLTRHEQDELYGLALAEGLQARVAVLTGVADPRVLPPDTYRRLAADLRRNGTTVIADLSGDYLDAALAGTLDVLKVSHEELLNDGRSPDDDTTSLVTAMRRLQTDGAANIIVSRAEKPALTLLDQQILQIQLPQLEPADHRGAGDSMTAGIAAVLAQGGDLPTAVRTGAAAGALNVTRHGLGTGRADTITRLLDSVQLTAPPDQPGAQHPESGHTTPQELAGKVRHP
- a CDS encoding SCP2 sterol-binding domain-containing protein, which gives rise to MTDPTEQFFTELAARGSHPLLETTTGTIRFDLTGTGRTEHWYTSIDRGRVDVTRGTHHADCVVRVERAIFDGIVTGHVNTMAASLRGQVEVEGELQLVVMLQRLFPGRPPQPDQQPAPTGSRRRTR
- the surE gene encoding 5'/3'-nucleotidase SurE, translated to MTRTLITNDDGIDAPGLHHLATAAAQHGLDVVVAAPARDSSGASAAMSAVAKDGRVLIEERTLPGLPGVPAYAVTGTPAMAALLAGHGAFGDPPQHVLSGINRGANTGHAVLHSGTVGAALTAAAAGCRGVAVSLDTEEDADPHYWDSAARLALALIDILDELPDSTILNLNVPNRPTTDINGICRARFGRFGQVQMRIAERGTGYVRTALEDTSNRLEPGTDTALLADGYATVTPIQPLGEAPVQLPGLAHLLAATHH